The nucleotide sequence TCGTTGGCGTCACCTGCGCCATAGTTCCAGCGTAATAGGTCAATAGAGGGGTGGCCTACCCATTCGCGGATTGACGTGCAGAAAGTCGCACGGGGGTCAGGGACAGGGACGCGATCCCTGTCAACCAACAGGGGGCCTCATTCGTTACTCAAAGTGAGATCACGTATCGGATGGACGCCTTGACGACCGCGCCGCCATGGCAGAGTCAGTGCCATGGACCGCCCGGTTGCGTGGGACCGGTGGCTTACGCGAGTTGCGATCAATGCCTGTCGTGACCGGCAGCGCAAGGCCTGGTGGTGCTTTTGGCATGACCCGCTCGAAACTCGTGGGCATATCTGGCGCGTCTTCCGCCAACTGCACCAGCGGCAGCGAGAGGTCTTCGTGCTGCGCCACCTGGAAGGGTGGCCGACTCAAGATGTGGCCGAGGCGTTGAGTCTTAGCACCGGAAGTGCGAAGCGTCATCTGTTCCGGGCTGTGGCGCGCCTACGCTAGGAGCTTTGGGAATACTCATGACGCGCTGTCTACGTGACCGAGCCTTACTCCTCGTCCATTACGGCGAGGGCCATGCGACGCAGCGGGAACTCCGGGCCGCGCGCGACCAGTTGGCCGAGCAACTCTATACTCCGGATCCAGTGAAGGCCGAATCCCTCACACCCCTGATCCAGCAGATCAGCAAGCTCCATGGACCTCTCGCGCAAGAATCGCTACAGATTGCCCTGGAGGTCCGCAACGTGCTTACCCTCCAGCAACTGGCCAAGGCGAAACAGCGTCGGCAACGATTGAACGAACTGCGTACGGAGATGCGGAAACGGCTTGAGGAGGATCGTTAGGGTGGAGAGAGGGCAGACGGCTATTTGCCAAATCACCCGCGGCGATGATCCTTCTCACGAGAGACGAGTGGTCGGCCGAATTCTCGTGGTTGATGATAACGCGGAAAATCGCGCTCTCTTGGCAAACATCTTGAGCGTGCGCGGGTATAGCGTGACCACGGCTCCCGATGGGATGATCGCGTGGAGCCTCCTGGAGCAATCCGGAGATTTCTTCGAGCTCGTCATCACCGACCTCATGATGCCGAGAGTGAACGGTATTGAGCTTCTGGAGAGGGTTCAGACGGCCTACCCGCGGATCAAGGTCGTTTTCGTCACCGGCCACTTTGAGGAGGAGATCACATCCAGGGCTCGACGGCTGGGGGCCTTCGCGGTGCTCCCGAGACCCTGCGAACTCGAGCGGCTGCTTGGAATCATCAGGCGTATTCTTCCGTACTCCCCTACGATAGAATAAACAGCGTTCGTGGTCGGCGTTATCATCCTGTTCCAGGCAACGCTTATCGCCCAGGTTATTGCGGAGCGCGGACAGCTCTGCCGATGAAACAGTATACGTCACTGTCTGACACATGGGGTCCCGTTTCTCGATCCGCAAGAGCGGTGTCACACATTGGTGTGGCATGCCTTGTCGCGCTTGTCGGCGTTCTTATGGGAGGATGCAGCACGACAGCCGAACTGTCGAGTGTATGGAATAATAGTGAGATAGTAATTGACGG is from Candidatus Methylomirabilota bacterium and encodes:
- a CDS encoding sigma-70 family RNA polymerase sigma factor, translating into MDRPVAWDRWLTRVAINACRDRQRKAWWCFWHDPLETRGHIWRVFRQLHQRQREVFVLRHLEGWPTQDVAEALSLSTGSAKRHLFRAVARLR
- a CDS encoding response regulator, which codes for MERGQTAICQITRGDDPSHERRVVGRILVVDDNAENRALLANILSVRGYSVTTAPDGMIAWSLLEQSGDFFELVITDLMMPRVNGIELLERVQTAYPRIKVVFVTGHFEEEITSRARRLGAFAVLPRPCELERLLGIIRRILPYSPTIE